From the genome of Vibrio spartinae:
TGCCATTGATGCGAAGTGGGGGATGAGTCATGATCGACATACCGCGTTTATCGAAATGGCGGCAGCCAGCGGATTAGCATTACTGACGACAGATGAACGTAATCCGTTACTGACGACGAGTTTTGGTACCGGACAATTGATCAGTGCTGCACTCGATGAGGGGATTCGTCATCTGGTGCTGGGAATCGGCGGGAGTGCCACCAATGACGGTGGTGTCGGGATGATGCAGGCGTTGGGGGTGTCGTTTGTCGATGCACAAGGGCATGAGTTGCCGCCCGGTGGCGCGACGTTGTCTCGGCTCGATTCAATCGACCTTTCCGGCTTAGACCCACGCTTGCAGTCATGCCGGATTGAGGTCGCTTGTGATGTGACGAATCCATTAACCGGAGAATCGGGCGCCGCAGCGGTTTATGGACCGCAGAAGGGTGCGACCCCGGCGATGGTTCGGGCGCTGGAGCGGGGCTTGGTTCATTATGCTGATGTGATTGAAAGGCAGTTCGGTCAAGCCGTTGATAAACGGCCCGGAGCGGGGGCCGCGGGTGGGGTTGGCGCTGCACTGATGGCGTTTCTCAATGCCCGGTTGTCTCCGGGGATTGAACTCGTGATCGAAGCGCTTGATCTAGCACCGGAAATTGTCCGCTGTGATTTGGTCATTACCGGTGAAGGATGCCTTGATGCACAAAGCCTCAATGGTAAAGTGCCGGTTGGGATTGCCCAGCTTGCAAAACGTCATGGTAAACCTGTTATCGCGCTTGCCGGAAGCGTGAAAGCGACGGACCAGCAATTGCATGCGGTGGGGATTGATGCCGCTTTTGGTACGGTACAAGCGGTCATGACACTAGAGGCTGCACTCGCTCAGGCTGCCAGTCATCTTGCACAGACTACGGTTCAGATCGCCCGTCTGGTCCATATTAGTGGAAAGCAGATCACTGGTGAGTCGACATAAAGCGTAAAAACTTGTGGTTTTCAGGACAAAAAATCGACTAAAATCTTGAAAGTTAACTATAAACCGCCACACTTTGATAAGTAATAAATAGATAAGTAGTAAATAGATCAGTAATAAAGAGAACAGTCATCAACCGATATGATTCAGTTGATGAATTTCAGTGGCAGCATAAAATTTGGCGGCACAATAAGCGTGGGGGAACCGGATGAAACGACCATGGAAGTCATGGATGATATTAATGCTGTTTAGCGGACTGGTGGGATGTAGTCATTCGGGGTCTGTTGGTGTGGCGGTATCAACAACACAGCAGGATGCAAGCCAGGCGGATCGTGACAAAGCACTGCAACCGATCGATCAAGCCTATGGGTATGAATTCGCACCCCAGCAGAGTGATGTGGCAACGCAAGAGA
Proteins encoded in this window:
- a CDS encoding glycerate kinase encodes the protein MRIVIAPDSFKESLSAVEVAEIIAQSWQQVFPEAECIKKPVTDGGEGFVDALVTASQGQKVTTRVHNPIGVAIDAKWGMSHDRHTAFIEMAAASGLALLTTDERNPLLTTSFGTGQLISAALDEGIRHLVLGIGGSATNDGGVGMMQALGVSFVDAQGHELPPGGATLSRLDSIDLSGLDPRLQSCRIEVACDVTNPLTGESGAAAVYGPQKGATPAMVRALERGLVHYADVIERQFGQAVDKRPGAGAAGGVGAALMAFLNARLSPGIELVIEALDLAPEIVRCDLVITGEGCLDAQSLNGKVPVGIAQLAKRHGKPVIALAGSVKATDQQLHAVGIDAAFGTVQAVMTLEAALAQAASHLAQTTVQIARLVHISGKQITGEST